Genomic window (Leptospira bouyouniensis):
TTTGCAAAAAGTTCCAGGAAAAGAAGGAGACAATGTACTTATAAAAACAGCTGGAGAAGAATTTTATTACAAGTGGAAGGAGTATTATGAAAGAGGCCTTTCAGGTGAAGTATTCACAGCATACGAAAATTTTATCAGTCCTATCACAAATCAAGAGGAACATAGGGAGGTTTCTTTTAAACCAATCCGAAATGTTGACGGTCAAATCACTGGCCTTGTTTGTTTTTCAAAAGATATCTCGAGTCTGATGCGAAAAAGCAAAGAACTTTTGTTAAATGAAAAAAGATTTCGTGTTTTAGTTGAGAATGGTGCTGATGTCATCATGATATTAAACCCAAGAGGCCAAGGAAAATATGTTTCACCTTCGATTACGAAAGTGATGGGATATACTGAAAAAGAAGCTTTGAGCCTTAGTTTGTTTGATGTTGTTCATCCCGATGACGCCCCTAAACTCAAAAAAAGACTTTTTGAAGTTTTGGCACTCCCACTTGGCGCCTCCTTACAAAGCCAAACTTTTCGAGCCAAACATAAAGATGGATCTTGGAGATATGTAGAATCGACACTTACTAATATGCTTTCAGACGAATCAATCGGTGGGATCGTAGACAATTTTCATGATGTGACTGAAAAAGAAACACAAATGGAAGCGATCCAAACCCAAAACCAAAAGTTAAAGTCCATCGCTTGGACACAATCACATGTTGTAAGGAGTCCCTTAGCAAGGATCATGGGAATCATTGAACTCATACGAACCGGAAGTTTGACTCAGGAAGAAGAAAAGAAAAGTTTACGATATCTCTTAGAATCGGCAAATGAATTGGATGATGTGATTGGTGACATTGTCAGAAAATCACAAGAAGTCATTCCTCCTGAATTTAATTCCAAAACCTAAGGATTTTCACTTGCCACTTTTATGAATTTGGTTCTAATTCTGTCACCATGGTTCTTTCCACATTTGTATCCGATTTATTTCTATCCTTAGTTTCGCTCTACGTAGCGTTTCGTTTTGTTGGCAAATCCGCGATCCCTGCGCGTTCCGCTTTATACGGTTTTGCGATCATTGGAATTTCCGCAGGTTTAGGTTCGATTCATTTTTTAGGTTTTCATTCATTAGATGATATCTATCGATTCTTTGTGGGACTCTCAGGGTGTTTGGGTGTTCCTCTTCTTGGTCTTGCCTATTTTCATTTTTCATTTCGTTCCATTTCAGAAAAAACTTTTTTTCTATTCATCGCGATTCTCTTTGTTTTGTATTTACTGTTTTCCTATTTGTTTCCGTTACCTATTTACTCGACAATCGTCGGCGGAATAGCGATGGTGATTGTACTCGTTAGTTCAATCATCCGGTTTCCTAAACATGCAAATGCTGCGATTCTAGGTATCGTTGGTGCAGTTCTTTTTATTGTCGCAGGATTGGTCATCGGAACAAAAGGCTCTACAGGACCAATCCTGAACGTTGATATCTTTCATATCCTTCTTGCGATTGCAAATTATTGTATTGGGCAAGGAATTTCAAAATTAAGCTAGAACTATAAAGATACATACAATATGTTAACTCTGAAACGATATGGCAACATCTCCTTCAGAGTCTACATTAGAAAAAATTTTAAAAATTCAAACTGAGTTAACGGCTGCTAAACCTGAAGTTCCTCTCTTATTAGATCTCATCACACTCCGTTCCAAAGAATTAGTTTCAGGTGATGGTGCTGTTTTTGAATTAGTGGAAGGGGAAGATTTAGTTTATCGTGCTGCAAGTGGCTCAGCATCCAATCAAATTGGACTTCGTTTAAAAGTAACAGGAAGTTTCTCAGGATTAAGTTTACAATTAAAAGAGTCTTTGAATTGTATAGATTCAGAAGAAGACAACCGAGTCAACCGCGAAGCTTGTCGAGTTGTCGGCCTCCGCTCTATGATTGTAGTACCATTATACTTTGACATGGAAGTTTTAGGTGTTCTAAAAGTATTAAGTGCAAAACCAAAGTTCTTTACAGACGCTGATGTACATTCTCTGAATATGTTGTCTAGTACAATCGCTGCAATTTTACACAATGCTTATCGATGGGCGGAAAGAGAAAAAAGATTACAGTCAATGTCATACCTTGCAAGTCATGACACACTCACAGGGATTTACAATCGATCTGCGTTTTATGATTATCTAAGGAAAGGAATTGTAAGG
Coding sequences:
- a CDS encoding DUF6962 family protein encodes the protein MVLSTFVSDLFLSLVSLYVAFRFVGKSAIPARSALYGFAIIGISAGLGSIHFLGFHSLDDIYRFFVGLSGCLGVPLLGLAYFHFSFRSISEKTFFLFIAILFVLYLLFSYLFPLPIYSTIVGGIAMVIVLVSSIIRFPKHANAAILGIVGAVLFIVAGLVIGTKGSTGPILNVDIFHILLAIANYCIGQGISKLS
- a CDS encoding sensor domain-containing diguanylate cyclase; its protein translation is MATSPSESTLEKILKIQTELTAAKPEVPLLLDLITLRSKELVSGDGAVFELVEGEDLVYRAASGSASNQIGLRLKVTGSFSGLSLQLKESLNCIDSEEDNRVNREACRVVGLRSMIVVPLYFDMEVLGVLKVLSAKPKFFTDADVHSLNMLSSTIAAILHNAYRWAEREKRLQSMSYLASHDTLTGIYNRSAFYDYLRKGIVRIQSNPISLTVAMFDLDGLKQVNDTYGHAAGDFYIYQFAKRLSNLLQDHDILARLGGDEFGLILMSPEPKESVFSFLSNITKLVEGEVLFESIPLQIKSSLGVSHYPEDGEDLESLIRKADERMYLDKRERKKNQTR